From the genome of Oncorhynchus gorbuscha isolate QuinsamMale2020 ecotype Even-year unplaced genomic scaffold, OgorEven_v1.0 Un_scaffold_9784, whole genome shotgun sequence:
tgtagtagaccttacagtgaaatgctgaatacaacaggtgtagtagaccttacagtgaaattacTTACAGggtctaaccaacagtgcaaaaaaggtacaataggtaagtaaagaaataaaagcagtaaaaagacaggttatatacagtagagaggctatatacagtagaggggctatatacagtagtgaggctatatacagtagagaggctatatacagtagagaggctatatacagtagaggggctatatacagtagagaggctatatacagtagagaggctatatacagtagatggactatatacagtagagaggctatatacagtagagaggctatatacagtagagactatatacagtagagaggctatatacagtagaggggctatatacagtagagaggctatatacagtagagaggttatatacagtagagaggctatatacagtagagactatatacagtagagaggctatatacagtagagaggctatatacagtagagactatatacagtagagaggctatatacagtagaggggctatatacagtagagaggctatatacagtagagaggctatatacagtagacggactatatacagtagagaggctatatacagtagagaggctatatacagtagacggactatatacagtagagaggctatatacagtagagaggctatatacagtagaggggctatatacagtagagaggctatatacagtagagaggttatatacagtagagaggctatatacagtagagactatatacagtagagaggctatatacagtagagaggctatatacagtagagactatatacagtagagaggctatatacagtagagactatatacagtagagaggctatatacagtagaggggctatatacagtagagaggctatatacagtagagaggttatatacaatagagaggctatatacagtagagactatatacagtagagaggctatatacagtagagaggctatatacagtagagaggctatatacagtagcgaggctatatacagtagaggggctatatacagtagagaggggctatatacagtagcgaggctataaacagtagagaggctatatacagtagaggggctatatacagtagaggggctatatacagtagagaggctatatacagtagcgaggctataaacagtagcgaggctatatacagtagcgaggctataaacagtagcgaggctgcatacagacaccggttagtcaggctgattggtgatgggtggcgggacacaatgcagatagcccggttagccgaTGTGCGgtagcactggttggtcggcccaattgtggtagtatgtacatggatgtatagttaaagtgacgatgcatatatgataaacagatagtagcagcagtgtaaaatagGGTTtgaggggggcacacaatgcaaagaGTCCAGGTAATCATTTGATTAAAACCTGTTGAGAAGCCTtattgtcctagacttggcactccagtaccgcatgccatgcgatagtagagagaacagtctatgactgcggtggctggtgtctttgaccatttgtagggccttcctctgacaccgcctgatgtagaggtcctggatggcaggcagcttggccccagtgatgtactgggccgtacgcactacacgctgtagtgccttgaggtcagaggccgagcaattgccgtaccaggcagtgatgcaaccatggtgcagctgtagaaccttttgagaatctcaggacccatgccaaatctttttagtttcctgaggaggaataggctttgtcgtgccctcttcacgactgtcttggaccattctagtttgttggtgatgtggacaccgaggaacttgaagtcctcaacctgctccactacagccctgtcgatgagaatggggacgtgctcggtcctccttttcctgtagtccacaatcatctccttagtcttggttacgttgagggataggttgttattctggcaccacccggccaggtctctgacctcattacatttacattacatttaagtaatttagcagacgctcttatccagagcgacttacaaattggtgcattcaccttatgacatccagtgggacagtcacttaacaatagtgcatctaaaaacttaggggggtgagagggattacttatcctatcctaggtattccttaaagaggtggggtttcaggtgtctccggaaggtggtgattgactccgctgtcctggcgtcgtgagggagtttgttccaccattggggggccagggcagcgaacagttttgactgggctgagcgggagctgtacttcctcagtggtagggaggcgagcaggccagaggtggatgaacgcagtgcccttgtttgggtgtagggcctgatcagagcctggaggtactgaggtgccgttcccctcacagctccgtaggcaagcaccatggtcttgtagcggatgcgagcttcaactggaagccagtggagagaacggaggagcggggtgacgtgagagaacttgggaaggttgaacaccagacgggctgcggcgttctggatgagttgaaggggtttaatggcacaggcagggagcccagacaacagcgagttgcagtaatccagacgggagatgacaagtgcctggattaggacctgcgccgcttcctgtgtgaggcagggtcgtactctgcggatgttgtagagcatgaacctacaggaacgggccaccgccttgatgttggttgagaacgacagggtgttgtccaggatcacgccaaggttcttggcgctctgggaggaggacacaatggagttgtcaaccgtgatggcgagatcatggaacgggcagtccttccccgggaggaagagcagctccgtcttgccgaggttcagcttgaggtggtgatccgtcatccacactgatatgtctgccagacatgcagagagatgcgattcgccacctggtcatcagaagggggaaaggagaagattaattgtgtgtcgtctgcatagcaatgataagagagaccatgtgaggttatgacagagccaagtgacttggtgtatagcgagaataggagagggccaagaacagagccctggggacaccagtggtgagagcgcgtggtgaggagacagattctcgaacacgccacctggtaggagcgacctgtcaggtaggacgcaaccagcgtgggccgcgccggagatgcccaactcggagagggtggagagggaggatctgatggttcacagtatcgaaggcaccCGACAGATctatgatacagaggagagcagtctcagttgaatgactagtcttgaaacctgactgatttggatcaagaaggtcattcagagagagatagcgggagagctggccaaggacggcacgttcaagagttttggagagaaaagaaagaagggatactggtctgtaattgttgacatcggagggatcgagtgtaggttttttcagaaggggtgcaactctcgctctcttgaagacggaagggacgtagccagcggtcagggatgagttgatgagcgaggtgaggtaagggagaaggtctccggaaatggtctggagaagagaggaggggatagggtcaagcgggcaggttgttgggcggccggccgtcacaagacgcgagatttcatctggagagagaggggagaaagaggtcagagcacagggtagggcagtgtgagcagaaccagcggtgtcgtttgacttagcaaacgaggatcggatgtcgtcgaccttcttttcaaaatggttgacgaagtcatctgcagagagggaggaggggggaggggcggaggattcaggagggaggagaaggtggcaaagagcttcctagggttagaggcagatgcttggaatttagcgtggtagaaagtggctttagcagcagagacagaggaggaaaaacaGGGGCTTCTCTGGCCTATACACATGCTGTGTTTTGTAGGAGTCCTCATCCGTGTTCCTGTACGAAGGGAAGGGGGGCATCCCCTGAGGGCTACACCGCGGGTGGGGGTACCAGTCtccccccctcatcccctcccctcttcctcctcctctttggtCCGCTGATCTGGGACTGATCCGCTCGGAGTGTTTCAGGTACGGCTTGTTCCGTCGATCCTGCATCCTCCCGTTCAGCCTGTCGTCATCCACTGTACCTCCGTTCCTCCATGGCACCTcgtccctctctcgttctctgtcctCGTCCCCCTTTCTCATGTGTTTGGCGGTCCAGGAGCCCCGTTCCGGGCCTCCTCGGCAGGGTGCCCCCTGCGGGCTGTGGGCTGAACTACAGGAGGTAAAGCTGGGGCTGTGGGAGCGAGGGCTCAGAGAGCGGCTGATGGGACTACGGGACCGCGCTCTCTCTGGCA
Proteins encoded in this window:
- the LOC124030190 gene encoding RNA-binding protein 20-like, with amino-acid sequence MQETDHYMPERARSRSPISRSLSPRSHSPSFTSCSSAHSPQGAPCRGGPERGSWTAKHMRKGDEDRERERDEVPWRNGGTVDDDRLNGRMQDRRNKPYLKHSERISPRSADQRGGGRGEGMRGGDWYPHPRCSPQGMPPFPSYRNTDEDSYKTQHVYRPEKPL